A segment of the Desulfobacterales bacterium genome:
ATAGTACCCGATATAGCTGGTTGGAAAAAAGAAAAAATGTTTGACCTGCCAAAAGAAACTTATTTTTCTATCCCCCCGGATTGGGTTTGCGAAATATTATCTCCAGGAACAGCAACTCATGACAGGAAAAAAAAATTGCCTAAATACGCTAAATTTGGAGTAACTCATTTCTGGATAGTTGATCCTACAAATAAAACAGTTGAAATTTTAAAGCTAAAAAATGGTGAATATGTAGTTTTGGAAGTTTATGGAGAAAACGATAAAATGAGAACAGAGCCTTTTACGGAAATTTTAATTGATTTAATAAATATTTGGTAAAAAGAATTATCTTGATAAGTTCCTAACAATTATTAACTGACATACAATTCAGGTGACTAAGGCTAAAACTAAAGGC
Coding sequences within it:
- a CDS encoding Uma2 family endonuclease; the protein is MLTSIKTNATYEDLYHIPENMIGEIIDGELYVMPRPAPKHCNTASSLGIVIGYYYKIGMNGGTGGWWILDEPEIHFSDLKEDFIVPDIAGWKKEKMFDLPKETYFSIPPDWVCEILSPGTATHDRKKKLPKYAKFGVTHFWIVDPTNKTVEILKLKNGEYVVLEVYGENDKMRTEPFTEILIDLINIW